The nucleotide sequence ACGAATAGTTTCTTCGTGCCTATAGAATTAAATTTGTTTTACGAACGATTTGAAGATGTGAACTATCAACAGTTTGGAATTGGCGGAAGCATTTACACCATTTTTCTAAATAATAAGATACAAGCGCTTGCAGGAGGAGATTTAGGTATAGTTAATCGCGAATATCCTTTAAATAATAATTTGGAATCAGATCAATTTGTAAACTTATCGATAGACTTAGAATTGAGATATATTTTAAATAGTAATTTTAGAATAGGGATACAATTTAATTTCGAAAAAAGAGATGATATAAAACCCGATATAGAAAACAGAAATTACTACGTTGGTAGCTCTTACGCATTTCTATATTATACCTTTTAGAAGGGAGTTATTTAAACTGGTTTTTTCATTCTCATTAGAATTCCAAAACTAATTAGGGAAACTACAATCCAAAAAAGATCAACAAATAAGATCGCAGTTTGATTCTGCTGATACATTGTCCATATCCAATTTCCGGAGACAATTCCGTTTACAATAGGCACAAAAATTCCGAAGATACTTCCCAGAATTAAAGTGTATTTGGTTGTGATATAATTATTTTTTCTCAAACTAAATATAAGCGTAAAAAGTAGCCAGCCGATAAAAAATAGAGCGTAAAGAATATATTGGCGACTTAAATCTAAACTTCTTGGTAGAGATTTAGCCACGAGCATGCCTAAAGCAGTTATAGGATATAAGCTCATGCACACTGAAATATAAAAATACCCTAAACCTCGATTAAATTTCCGCTTCTTATCTGCAATATGCTTTTTATCTCTTGCCTCAAGCCAAATTAGAACTCCGCTTAGAATCACAAAACAGGTAATTATTGCCAAAGCAAAATAAATAATCTTGAGAGCGAGGCCTCCAAAATCACCAAAATGAAGTCTCCTAATCGCCACTTCAACTACTTCAGCGTAGCCGGGATCTTCTGGATTTTTTTCTTCAGTAATCGTGTTGGTCATAACGTCGTAAACAATCCTTCCGTGGCCAAGAAAAGCTTCTTTTGGATTTAAAAGTCCGTCAATTTGAAACTTCATGTTGGTGCCACCATAGTTTTTTATGTACACCTGTGCAGGTTCAAAGTCTGGCCATTTTGCTTCGGTTTTTTCAACGAGATCATTTAGGCTTGGAATATTCTTGATAGTTTCTGCTTCCCACTCGTAAGTTTTTTGCATTGGGCGGAGCTCAGATAGCGCAGCTTCCTGATCACCATTATATACATAATTGATAGGCAAAAGCACCAAAGCAGATAAACACAAAAAACAACTAGTTAGAGCGAACATGAATTGAAAGGGTAAACCTATAACACCTAAGGCGGTATGAGCATCTGTCCAAATTGTCTTCAGTTTCGCTTTAGGTCTAAAAACGTAAAAATTAG is from Zunongwangia endophytica and encodes:
- a CDS encoding PepSY-associated TM helix domain-containing protein codes for the protein MAKRNYNVFFHLHTVSGIIISAALFIIFFCGAFALIKDEITAWEKGENVDMEIASDVDYDRAMQTLEQEGLNLSGRDIRMIPPDVKQKMFVGLTGSKAKTASDEDKIATYYNLHTRKYELSTYYEFYSIGELIYRLHFFHQIPTYGIFIAGFIAFFFLLAIVSGIIIHWKKIVSNFYVFRPKAKLKTIWTDAHTALGVIGLPFQFMFALTSCFLCLSALVLLPINYVYNGDQEAALSELRPMQKTYEWEAETIKNIPSLNDLVEKTEAKWPDFEPAQVYIKNYGGTNMKFQIDGLLNPKEAFLGHGRIVYDVMTNTITEEKNPEDPGYAEVVEVAIRRLHFGDFGGLALKIIYFALAIITCFVILSGVLIWLEARDKKHIADKKRKFNRGLGYFYISVCMSLYPITALGMLVAKSLPRSLDLSRQYILYALFFIGWLLFTLIFSLRKNNYITTKYTLILGSIFGIFVPIVNGIVSGNWIWTMYQQNQTAILFVDLFWIVVSLISFGILMRMKKPV